A stretch of Eleutherodactylus coqui strain aEleCoq1 chromosome 2, aEleCoq1.hap1, whole genome shotgun sequence DNA encodes these proteins:
- the ZC3HC1 gene encoding zinc finger C3HC-type protein 1, with amino-acid sequence MAAPCNETTATPLRSPVGTPGKVRDLINEGIVSEERGDGRKDTSILSEENNSFEATDGTNSYEATSKEAFFSRVETFSSLKWAGKPPELSPLICARYGWLNVECDMLKCSSCSAYLCASLQPALDFTKYRQRCLELQEALRTSHEKFCFWPDSPCPEHFWTLLVSEPSSVITDVIERFQNLCHLELQLPSLKHEDLKSMDVTEETVSLLLHWIEEELQGGENAAHSLVSDSLQVHISACILALCGWNSSPSSCSLPLSIIHCPRCMRRVGLWSFQQLESVDLDSSLGPPSTPVSPGEGSAERIPLGIMSPNRRVTRSQDFEQSPTSANTQVRSGGSSVSPESDIVRSRPVTRSMGQGEYSGAASEMYSSPHRKAKRPRLCSTGSMDSSPKSCFDPLNQHRNWCPWLTVAQGDGKNGLVAKENGNSDQSAVAGWKEVLQVLLKEEKSRTRLEADSSSVPEKSRKVFRIFRQWQVSSSS; translated from the exons ATGGCGGCGCCCTGTAATGAGACCACGGCAACCCCGCTGAGATCTCCTGTAGGAACTCCTGGAAAGGTCCGGGATCTGATCAATGAGGGGATAGTGAGCGAGGAGCGGGGCGACGGCCG caAGGACACATCTATTCTGTCTGAAGAAAACAATAGTTTTGAAGCTACAGATGGTACAAACTCCTATGAGGCAACAAGCAAAGAAGCTTTCTTCTCCAGGGTGGAAACCTTCTC CTCCCTAAAGTGGGCTGGGAAACCTCCAGAGCTCTCTCCTCTCATCTGTGCTCGGTATGGATGGTTAAACGTAGAGTGTGATATGCTGAAGTGCTCTAGTTGCAGTGCCTACCTCTGTGCCAGCCTCCAGCCAGCCTTGGACTTCACGAAAT ATAGGCAGCGCTGCTTGGAATTACAGGAAGCACTGAGGACCTCTCATGAAAAGTTCTGCTTTTGGCCAGATAGTCCGTGTCCAG AGCATTTCTGGACCCTTCTGGTATCTGAGCCCTCTTCAGTAATTACTGACGTTATTGAACGTTTCCAAAATCTTTGTCACTTGGAGCTACAACTTCCATCCCTGAAACATGAAGATCTCAAAAGCATG GACGTTACAGAGGAAACGGTCAGCCTACTACTTCACTGGATAGAAGAGGAGCTACAAGGAGGAGAGAATGCCGCCCACAGCTTGGTCAGTGACTCCTTGCAGGTGCACATCTCTGCTTGCATTCTGGCACTCTGTGGATGGAACAGCAG CCCTTCCTCCTGTTCTTTGCCTCTCTCTATCATTCACTGTCCTCGATGTATGAGGAGGGTTGGCCTATGGAGCTTTCAACAGCTGGAGTCTGTAGATCTGGACTCGTCTCTGGGACCACCAAGCACCCCCGTGTCTCCAGGAGAAGGTTCTGCTGAAAGAATACCTTTGGGAATTATGTCCCCTAATAGAAGGGTCACTCGTAGCCAAGATTTTGAACAG AGCCCTACTTCTGCTAACACACAAGTGCGCAGTGGAGGATCTTCAGTCTCGCCTGAGTCAGATATTGTGCGGAGTCGACCAGTGACCCGCAGCATGGGACAAGGAGAGTACTCAGGAGCTGCGTCTGAAATGTATTCCAGTCCTCATCGTAAAGCTAAACGCCCTCGACTCTGCTCCACTGGTAGTATG GATTCGTCTCCCAAGAGTTGTTTTGATCCACTAAATCAGCACAGAAATTGGTGTCCTTGGTTGACAGTAGCACAAGGAGATGGCAAAAACGGATTGGTAGCAAAAGAAAATGGAAATTCAGACCAGTCGGCAGTCGCTGGATGGAAAGAAGTGTTGCAAGTTCTGCTTAAAGAGGAAAAATCCAGAACCCGGTTGGAAGCAGATTCTTCG AGTGTGCCAGAGAAATCTCGCAAAGTCTTCAGAATATTTAGGCAATGGCAAGTGAGCAGCTCATCATGA